The window AATATCCGTAAAATACAGCTCTGAATAAGCAGATTGCATAAGCAAAAAATCACTTAAACGCTTCATTCCGCCAGTTCTAATTATAAGATCAGGATCCGAAAAATCGGAATAAAAATATTTTTTGACATTATCATAACTAAAAAAATCATCTTCTAAAGAAGTTTTTTTGTAATCATCATAAAATTTTCTAAAAGCCTCTACCAATTCAAACCTAGAACTATATCCAATCGCTAAATTAACTGATAAATCAGTTTTATTTTTTTCAACAAAATTCATTCTAAATTTTAAGCTATCTATAATATCTTTGTCCCCTAATAAAGAATAACTAACACGATCATTATAGTACATATCATCGGTATATTTTATATTCTCAATGACATCAAGAATAGCTTTTAAATTTTCTTCAGAGCGCTTCATAAAATTGTCTCTTGAAAGTACATAAAAAGTGATATCAGTAAGATCATAATTAAACAAAAGATGCTCTAGCATAGATTTAGCAACCAAAAAACCTCTATGGTATGATTCAAGTAAAGGAACTTTGTTAATACCTGACCATCTAAAATTTCCATCCATTATAAATGCTACATGATTTAAATTTACCATACATATCAATTTATAATCTCTCTACACTTCTTTTTTAAAAGATCATCTATTTTTTTTACATTATCATCTGTCATAGACTGAATCTTATCTAAATACCTATCTCTTTCATCAGAAGATACACCATCTTCCGCAATTTTCTTAATTCTAGAGTTAGAATCTCTTCTAATATTTCTAATAGAAATTTTTGATTCTTCTGCATAAGATTCAGCTATTTTCACCATCTCTTTTCTACGCTCTTGAGTAACCATAGGAAGAGTGATCTTTATTGTACTATCAGCAATATCTAATCCTACACCCAATTCAGCGTTCTGTAAAGATCTGAAAATTTTATGAACAATGGACGAATCCCAAACAGAAATTAAAAGTCGAGAATTATCAATCAAGTTCACATTGGCCAATTGACGTAAAGGTAAACGATCTCCATAAGCATCAATTACTACATCATCAAACATACCAACACTCGCTCTATCCGTCCTCAAATTAGCACATTTATCAACAAAAAAATTAACGGTAGAAATCATACGACTTGCAGCATCTTTTAAAAAATTATCTAATTTTAATAAGATATTTAAATCATCATCGGACATACAACAACACTAATCAAGAAACCAAACTATATTCACTTTCATTCATTATAAATTTTTTAAAAGATCCCTTTTCAAATAAAGGTAAAACTGATATAGGCATTCCATTATCTTTTGCCAAAGATATAGCAGATATATCCATAAATTTTAAATCTTCTCTAATAACTTTATCATAAGTTAAACTCAAAAATTTACGAGCATCTTTATTTTTTTTGGGATCATCAGAGTATATGCCATCTATTTTTGATCCCTTTATTATGATATCGCAATTCATTTCTAATGATCTCAAGACAGCTGCAGTATCAGTAGTAAAAAAAGGATTCCCAGTGCCACATGCGAATATAACTACCCTCCCTTTTGATATATGTCGATCTGCTCTTCTTCTGATATAAGTTTCACATATAGAAGAAATAGATAAAGCAGACATAACCCTACAATCAACTCCAATATTTTCTAATTTATCCATTATAGCAAGAGAATTTATAACAGTAGCTAGCATACCCATATGATCACTTGTAGTTCTATCAATATTTCCCCACTTATTTGAGGTTCCTCTATGTATATTTCCTCCTCCTATAACCAGACAAATTTGTACTCCAAGATCATGTACCTGTTTAACATCTTCAGCAACTTGATGAATTATCGAGCAATCATGACCAAAATCTCTTTCTCCCATAAGAAGTTCTCCTGAGACTTTCAATAAAACTCGTCTATAACGCGGCATAAAGCTACTCATTAATTTTTAACAACAATTATTATCCAAAACGCTTAAACCAAGATATCGAAACATCAGATCCCTCTTTTTTATTAAATAAATCAATTAACTGTGCAACGGTTATTTTTCCAGATTCTTGACTATTCTGTAACGCAAAATCCTGTTCTATCAAAACAACATCTTTAAAAAATTTTTTTATTTTTCCCGCAACAATCTGATCAACTATATTCTGTGATTTTTTGATAGAAGCAATTTCATCCAAAAAGGTTTTTTTTCGCTCCTCAATAACACCTTGATCAATATCATTTATAAAAAGATATTGAGGATTCATAGCACACACATGCATACATATATTCTCTGCCAAATCTCCCAATACAACTTTTTTCACGTCAGAAGAATGAAAAAGGCATAAAATCACGATAATTCTACCAATTCCATCTTGAAACCAATTCTCTCCATGAACATAAGTATGTATTTCCCCTTTTTCAATAACAATTTTTTCCAAATTTAAAAGGTTTATATTTTCTCCCATGATACCAATCATAGATTTCAAATTATCAGAAACAGTCTTATTCTCCTCAAAAAGCAAAGACAAAAAACTTTGTAAATCATCAAACTGATCTATATTCTTAAAAGCAAAATCAGCCAATTTTGAAAAAAAATTTTGCAAAACATCATTTTTCAAGACAAAATCAGTTTCTGTAGCAAAAGATAATATTACAGCTTTACCATTATCATTTCTGATAATATAAGCTTTTTCCATTGTAGATCTAGCTGATTTTTTAGAAGCTTTCGATCCTAAATTTTTCTTTATAATGTTTAGCGCTTCATCATAATTGCCCTCAGATTCCAATAAGGCACTTTTACACATAGAAAGAGCTGCACTCGTTTCATTTCTCAATTTAAGGATATCATTCTTCAAAGATTTATCACTAGACATATAAAAACACTTAAAAATACTTATAAAATAACAATATTATACCAAACATCTAACCTTGAGATTCAGGTTGATTAGTTCCTTCCGGATATTTTTTATCCATCAAGGATGATGCTACATCTTCAGTAGTTTTAATATCTCCTTTTTTTAGCAATTCATCTTTTTTTAAACCACTTTCCATGCCTAATAAGACAGCATCTGCTATAATAGAACAAAAATACTCTATTGATTTTACAGAATCATCATTACCTGGAATAGGATACTGAATATTTCTTGGATCAGAATTCGTATCAACAACTGCAGCAACTGGAATCCCAAGTTTATTAGCTTCAGTAATAGCCACTTTTTCTCTATTAGTATCCAAAACAAATAAAATATCAGGATAACCTCCCATATTTTTTATACCACAAAAGGTTTTTAAAATTTTTTCATATTTCCTTTTTACGCGCAGTATTTCTCTTTTTTTCAAACCTGCCAAAACATCTTCATTACTCAAGAATTTTTCATAATGCCCTATTTTTTTTATAGAACCAGAGACACTACGCCAATTAGTTAATAATCCAGCAGGCCAGCTAGAATTGATATAGTACTGACCACAACGAATAGCTTGCTCTTCTATAATTTTGGTAGATTGTACTTTAGTGCCAACAAATAATATCCTTCCACCTTTAGAAGCAACATCTTTTACTGATTGCATTGCAAATTTCAACATGCAAAGACTTTTTGATAAATCTATCACATGCGTTCCATTACGAGATATTCCGTAAAGATAGGGCAACATTTGTGGATTCCATAAACTCTTTCTGTGCCCAAAATGAACTCCTGCTTCCAACATTGAATCTATGTTCAGTAAATCATGCATTCTTAAATTAATACCAAATAACAATCTACGTACCGTGTGTACTTATGGATGTTATCAAAAACAACAAATATTTTCAATTGTAGCAAATGACAATAAGACAAAAAATTTATTCTATGAACAAAAATTTTCGCACTTTTTGTTCATTGATTTTAAATATACTTGTATATTATTTAGTATTTATAGTGATAATTTTTAAAATGTGGAATTTTTATTTAACAAAAGGAAAAAAAAATAGAAAACTTTGCATTTAAATTAAATCTATTTCATATTATATTATGACTTTCAACCATGGAAAATAGATTACTAAAAATTCTATTTGCTACTTTTTTATTATTTCAATAATTGAATCATGAATAAAATAAACAAGATAATTGTTCCAGACTTAGGAGAATCAATATCTCAAGGAAGTATTTCATCAATAACGAAACAAAAAGGAGAGTATATAGAAGCTGATGAATTATTTGCAACCATAGAAACAGATAAAGTAGCCGTAGAGATCAATTCACCATTCAATGGAGTAATAAAAAGTATTGCAGTCAATAATAATGATGTAGTAGATGTTGGTGCTGTAATTGCAGAAATAGAAGAAACATCAGATAAACCTCAAGTGGATCCAAATCAAATTATAGAAATTTCTGATTCAAGCAAAAAAGAGATACCTTCTTCACCAGCAGCGGAAAAAATTGCAAATAATATGAATATTGATATTAGTAAAATTTCTGGATCTGGAAAAAATTCTATTGTTACAAAAGAAGATGTATTATCAACGATAGATCAGCAAAAAATAAATAGTGTAATTGATACTTCGGGTAATAGCCAAAAATCTATTGAAAATAATGTTTCTCAGAATATTCAAAATAATAAATTATCTGAAAGAGAAACAGCAGTTAATATGAGTAACATAAGACTGGCTATAGCCAAGAACTTAAAAAATTCCCAAAATAATGCTGTAATGTTAAGCACTTTTAGTGAAGTGAATATGGACAATGTGATGAAGATTCGCAGTATGTATAAAGATGATTTTGCAAAGAAGCATGGTGTAAAATTAGGTTTCATGTCATTTTTTGTAAAAGCATCAATAAAAGCATTACAAGATATTCCTGAAATAAATGCAGAAATCAGAGGAAATAATATAATTTATAAAAATTATTGTAACATAGGAGTTGCTGTATCAACGGATAAAGGCTTAGTAGTTCCTGTTCTAAAAGATGCACAAAATATGTCTTTTGCAGATATTGAAAAACAAATTATAGAATTTGCAAAAGCAGCAAAATCTAACACATTAAAAGTCAGCGATATGTCTGGGGGAACATTTACAATAACAAACGGCGGTATATTTGGATCTTTATTATCTACACCAATAATAAATCCTCCTCAATCAGGAATATTAGGAATGCATTCCATAACCAATAGAGCAATTGTAGGAAAAAATAATGAGATAATTGTTGCACCGATGATGTACTTAGCTTTATCTTATGATCATAGAATTGTCGACGGCAAAGGAGCAGTAACTTTTCTTCAGAATATAAAGAGATATATAGAAGATCCCTGCTCATTGTTGATTGATGTGTAATTTATATTATCTACTTATTAATTATAAAATACGCCATGTTTATTACTTTTGAAGGTGTTTCTGGTGCTGGAAAAACACTACAGAGTGAGATTTTGTATAATAAAATCAAAGATGTCAACGATAAGGTTGTTTTTACTAGAGAACCTGGGGGAACACAATATGCTGAAAAAATAAGAGATTTAGTTTTACAAGGTAATGTAAAATATCCTGAGTCAGAGTTGTTAATGTTTATGGCAGCTAGATATGAACACTGTATGGATGTGATATGTCCTACAATAGAAGCAGGTGGTATAGTAATATGTGACAGATTTATTGATTCAACAATAGCTTATCAAGGATATACCAAAGGAATATCTATAACAAAAATAAAAAAATTGCATAATATAATTTTTGAAAAATATAAGAATTATATATCGCCAGATTTAACCGTGATATTGGATATTTCTGTTGATAAAATGAAAGAGCGATTAGAAAAAAGGTATGGTAATATAGCAGATA is drawn from Anaplasmataceae bacterium AB001_6 and contains these coding sequences:
- the odhB gene encoding 2-oxoglutarate dehydrogenase complex dihydrolipoyllysine-residue succinyltransferase, with protein sequence MNKINKIIVPDLGESISQGSISSITKQKGEYIEADELFATIETDKVAVEINSPFNGVIKSIAVNNNDVVDVGAVIAEIEETSDKPQVDPNQIIEISDSSKKEIPSSPAAEKIANNMNIDISKISGSGKNSIVTKEDVLSTIDQQKINSVIDTSGNSQKSIENNVSQNIQNNKLSERETAVNMSNIRLAIAKNLKNSQNNAVMLSTFSEVNMDNVMKIRSMYKDDFAKKHGVKLGFMSFFVKASIKALQDIPEINAEIRGNNIIYKNYCNIGVAVSTDKGLVVPVLKDAQNMSFADIEKQIIEFAKAAKSNTLKVSDMSGGTFTITNGGIFGSLLSTPIINPPQSGILGMHSITNRAIVGKNNEIIVAPMMYLALSYDHRIVDGKGAVTFLQNIKRYIEDPCSLLIDV
- a CDS encoding UMP kinase, which translates into the protein MSSFMPRYRRVLLKVSGELLMGERDFGHDCSIIHQVAEDVKQVHDLGVQICLVIGGGNIHRGTSNKWGNIDRTTSDHMGMLATVINSLAIMDKLENIGVDCRVMSALSISSICETYIRRRADRHISKGRVVIFACGTGNPFFTTDTAAVLRSLEMNCDIIIKGSKIDGIYSDDPKKNKDARKFLSLTYDKVIREDLKFMDISAISLAKDNGMPISVLPLFEKGSFKKFIMNESEYSLVS
- the tsf gene encoding translation elongation factor Ts, yielding MSSDKSLKNDILKLRNETSAALSMCKSALLESEGNYDEALNIIKKNLGSKASKKSARSTMEKAYIIRNDNGKAVILSFATETDFVLKNDVLQNFFSKLADFAFKNIDQFDDLQSFLSLLFEENKTVSDNLKSMIGIMGENINLLNLEKIVIEKGEIHTYVHGENWFQDGIGRIIVILCLFHSSDVKKVVLGDLAENICMHVCAMNPQYLFINDIDQGVIEERKKTFLDEIASIKKSQNIVDQIVAGKIKKFFKDVVLIEQDFALQNSQESGKITVAQLIDLFNKKEGSDVSISWFKRFG
- the tmk gene encoding dTMP kinase, whose translation is MFITFEGVSGAGKTLQSEILYNKIKDVNDKVVFTREPGGTQYAEKIRDLVLQGNVKYPESELLMFMAARYEHCMDVICPTIEAGGIVICDRFIDSTIAYQGYTKGISITKIKKLHNIIFEKYKNYISPDLTVILDISVDKMKERLEKRYGNIADKSKMKSKDSFHYNFFVHRRIWAAYQDLSRNRKRYKLISSDSKSIEEVASIIENLVKEKFPKIVFA
- the rpsB gene encoding 30S ribosomal protein S2 — protein: MHDLLNIDSMLEAGVHFGHRKSLWNPQMLPYLYGISRNGTHVIDLSKSLCMLKFAMQSVKDVASKGGRILFVGTKVQSTKIIEEQAIRCGQYYINSSWPAGLLTNWRSVSGSIKKIGHYEKFLSNEDVLAGLKKREILRVKRKYEKILKTFCGIKNMGGYPDILFVLDTNREKVAITEANKLGIPVAAVVDTNSDPRNIQYPIPGNDDSVKSIEYFCSIIADAVLLGMESGLKKDELLKKGDIKTTEDVASSLMDKKYPEGTNQPESQG
- the frr gene encoding ribosome recycling factor encodes the protein MSDDDLNILLKLDNFLKDAASRMISTVNFFVDKCANLRTDRASVGMFDDVVIDAYGDRLPLRQLANVNLIDNSRLLISVWDSSIVHKIFRSLQNAELGVGLDIADSTIKITLPMVTQERRKEMVKIAESYAEESKISIRNIRRDSNSRIKKIAEDGVSSDERDRYLDKIQSMTDDNVKKIDDLLKKKCREIIN
- the uppS gene encoding di-trans,poly-cis-decaprenylcistransferase, which encodes MVNLNHVAFIMDGNFRWSGINKVPLLESYHRGFLVAKSMLEHLLFNYDLTDITFYVLSRDNFMKRSEENLKAILDVIENIKYTDDMYYNDRVSYSLLGDKDIIDSLKFRMNFVEKNKTDLSVNLAIGYSSRFELVEAFRKFYDDYKKTSLEDDFFSYDNVKKYFYSDFSDPDLIIRTGGMKRLSDFLLMQSAYSELYFTDILWPDFTIRDLDIAIDVFNRTKRNYGR